The Bos mutus isolate GX-2022 chromosome 7, NWIPB_WYAK_1.1, whole genome shotgun sequence genome window below encodes:
- the MED7 gene encoding mediator of RNA polymerase II transcription subunit 7 has protein sequence MGEPQQVSALPPPPMQYIKEYTDENIQEGLAPKPPPPIKDSYMMFGNQFQCDDLIIRPLESQGIERLHPMQFDHKKELRKLNMSILINFLDLLDILIRSPGSIKREEKLEDLKLLFVHVHHLINEYRPHQARETLRVMMEVQKRQRLETAERFQKHLERVIEMIQNCLASLPDDLPHSEAGMRVKTEPMDADDSNNCIGQNEQQRENSGHRRDQIIEKDAALCVLIDEMNERP, from the coding sequence ATGGGTGAGCCACAGCAAGTGAgtgccctcccaccccctccgATGCAGTACATCAAGGAGTATACAGATGAAAATATTCAGGAAGGCCTCGCTCCCAAGCCTCCACCTCCAATAAAGGACAGTTACATGATGTTTGGCAACCAGTTCCAGTGTGATGATCTTATCATCCGCCCTTTAGAAAGTCAGGGTATTGAACGACTTCATCCTATGCAGTTTGATCACAAGAAAGAACTGAGAAAACTCAATATGTCTATCCTTATTAATTTCTTAGACCTCTTAGATATCTTGATACGGAGCCCTGGGAGTATAAAACGAGAAGAGAAGCTAGAAGATCTTAAGCTGCTTTTTGTGCATGTACATCATCTCATAAATGAATACCGACCCCACCAAGCAAGAGAGACCTTGAGAGTCATGATGGAGGTGCAGAAACGTCAACGTCTTGAGACAGCCGAGAGGTTTCAAAAGCATCTGGAACGAGTCATTGAGATGATTCAGAATTGCTTGGCTTCTCTGCCTGATGATTTGCCTCATTCAGAAGCAGGGATGAGAGTAAAAACTGAACCAATGGACGCTGATGACAGCAACAATTGTATTGGACAGAatgaacaacaaagagaaaattcagGTCATCGGAGAGATCAGATTATAGAGAAAGATGCTGCCTTGTGTGTCCTGATTGACGAAATGAATGAAAGGCCGTGA